Within the Agromyces ramosus genome, the region CATCGTGCCGCGCAGCGGCGCCCCCATCGATCGCGACATCGACGTCGCCGCCGTCGCCGAGCAGGCGCAGATCGCGAGCGACGACCCGCTGGCGGTGCCGAAGGTCCCCGAGGGCTGGCGGGCCAACGCCGCCGAGCTCCGCACGAGCGAAGCAGACGGCGTCACCGCCTGGTACGCCGGGTACCTCACCCCGAGCAGCGAGTACATCGGCATGTACCAGGGCCTCCAGGCGAACTCCACGTGGGTCTCCGCACTCCTCGAGCGCACGCTCGCGACCGGCACCACCACGATCGACGGCGTCGAGTGGACCGTCTACGACAACCGGGGCACCGGCGACGACGTCGGCAATGCCGAATACGGGCTCACCACCGAGGCGGGCGGCAGCACCTTCGTGCT harbors:
- a CDS encoding DUF4245 domain-containing protein, with product MATREPPVVAELGRPETPEETAARKAENSLKHRQRQTLKNLVLALGASLLIVLVIVLIVPRSGAPIDRDIDVAAVAEQAQIASDDPLAVPKVPEGWRANAAELRTSEADGVTAWYAGYLTPSSEYIGMYQGLQANSTWVSALLERTLATGTTTIDGVEWTVYDNRGTGDDVGNAEYGLTTEAGGSTFVLLGTATPAEFEALAGALVPTIEALS